One Phragmites australis chromosome 23, lpPhrAust1.1, whole genome shotgun sequence DNA window includes the following coding sequences:
- the LOC133906757 gene encoding uncharacterized protein LOC133906757 isoform X2 yields the protein MPCSRRYIGNAYLDTLTGQLAQRRDLTEMSSSGGLCKGLADDVEVPTLSELRRQLVGEGSHRHLVYSMKFDDGQDAMVNFLDGYDANLVIIEKLPDGVFADPFELQHFVERKVFLDVAVFGDTNLELPSALSNLSAAEIHVDLRPSTSTNRNLEIDLPLHARYPPLDASGYAMVEFGSPDLFLRYRRKKTHSDSCLWVLKNLDAAPLEKAAWRIPCGDESHIGFVSSITFLSALVCSMSIVLAALIF from the exons ATGCCCTGCTCTAGGAGGTACATCGGCAATGCATATCTTGATACCTTGACAGGCCAGCTTGCTCAGCGTCGTGACTTAACTGAAATGAGTAGTTCTGGTGGCTTGTGCAAAGGACTTGCTGATGATGTCGAAGTGCCTACGCTTTCAGAATTGCGCCGGCAACTAGTTGGTGAAGGTTCTCACCGCCATTTAGTCTATTCTATGAAATTTGATGACGGTCAAGATGCTATGGTTAAtttccttgatggttatgatgcCAATCTGGTGATAATTGAAAAGCTCCCGGATGGGGTCTTTGCTGATCCGTTTGAGCTACAGCATTTTGTTGAGCGGAAAG TTTTTCTTGATGTTGCTGTTTTTGGAGACACCAACCTTGAACTACCCTCAGCTCTGTCCAACTTGTCAGCTGCTGAGATTCATGTTGATCTCAGGCCAAGCACATCAACAAACCGTAACCTTGAAATAGACCTGCCTCTTCATGCTAGATACCCG CCTCTTGATGCCAGTGGCTATGCAATGGTTGAGTTTGGTAGCCCAGATCTGTTCCTACGCTACAGAAGAAAGAAAACCCACTCCGATTCCTGTTTGTGGGTGCTTAAGAATCTCGACGCCGCTCCCTTGGAGAAAGCTGCGTGGCGCATACCCTGTGGAGATGAATCACACATAGGATTTGTATCCAGTATCACGTTTCTTTCAGCTCTTGTTTGTTCCATGTCCATTGTCTTAGCTGCTCTTATCTTTTGA